One Dictyoglomus turgidum DSM 6724 DNA window includes the following coding sequences:
- a CDS encoding DUF58 domain-containing protein: MEKEKLDLEFLEKLEKLRLAVKRLRFRSHLGERKSPKMGRGTEFSDYRSYQVGDELRYLDWNIYARFEKFLVKLFEEEEDVEVHILLDASSSMDFGNPTKFFYGKKLALAFSYLSLSSWEKTTFSYFQDKIKEILPLERKKENIYRLLNLLNEIKAEGNTNITETVKKYASSLKRKGILIIISDLLSSEFEEGIIYARYKKMPVYLIHTICEEEISPFFSGNLTLIDSETGEKMDILLDEYMIQKYQKALEKFLNHIESFTMLYNVEYLRSITSIPIEDLILKYLRVGGWIK; encoded by the coding sequence ATGGAAAAGGAAAAATTAGATCTGGAATTTTTAGAAAAACTTGAAAAGCTAAGACTTGCTGTAAAGAGACTAAGATTTAGAAGCCATCTTGGGGAAAGAAAGAGCCCTAAGATGGGAAGAGGAACGGAATTTTCTGATTACAGATCTTATCAAGTTGGAGATGAATTAAGGTATTTAGATTGGAACATATATGCAAGATTTGAAAAATTTCTCGTAAAGCTCTTTGAAGAGGAAGAAGATGTAGAGGTGCACATTCTTCTTGATGCATCCTCTTCCATGGATTTTGGAAATCCAACAAAATTCTTTTATGGTAAAAAACTTGCCTTAGCTTTTTCCTATCTTAGCCTTTCTTCCTGGGAAAAAACTACCTTTTCCTACTTCCAAGACAAAATCAAGGAAATTTTGCCTTTAGAAAGAAAAAAAGAAAATATATATAGGCTATTGAATCTTTTGAATGAAATAAAAGCGGAGGGCAATACAAACATAACTGAAACCGTCAAAAAATATGCCTCTTCCTTGAAAAGGAAAGGTATTCTCATAATTATTTCTGACCTTCTCTCTTCAGAATTTGAAGAGGGAATAATTTATGCAAGATATAAGAAAATGCCTGTATATCTTATACATACCATATGTGAAGAAGAAATCTCTCCTTTTTTCTCAGGAAATCTTACCCTCATTGATAGTGAAACAGGAGAAAAAATGGACATTCTCCTTGACGAGTATATGATTCAAAAATACCAGAAAGCCCTTGAAAAATTTTTAAACCATATAGAATCTTTTACTATGCTCTATAACGTAGAATATTTAAGAAGTATAACAAGTATTCCCATAGAGGATCTTATATTAAAATATCTCCGAGTAGGTGGTTGGATTAAATGA
- a CDS encoding AAA family ATPase: protein MALSLEDFTDVVGKIKKEVSKVIVGYDEIIDLTIIALLSGGHVLLEGVPGIGKTLLVKTLSEILNLKFSRIQFTPDLMPADITGTNIIVEDESGRKHFRFQEGPIFANIILADEINRATPKTQSALLEAMQEGSVTSGGNIYLLPKPFFVMATQNPIEMEGTYPLPEAQLDRFFFKLILTPPGEEELLEIIERTTNVEIPKVEKVADGNTIEALKQLVRSVPISTAVKEYAVRIVLATHPESKYATEKVKKYVKYGSSPRGAQALILGAKALSLFENRANVSFKDIKKVAIPSLRHRIILSFEGEAEGITPDEIIQNILEEIKEY, encoded by the coding sequence TTGGCTTTATCCCTTGAAGATTTTACCGATGTGGTAGGAAAGATAAAAAAAGAAGTCAGTAAGGTAATAGTAGGATATGATGAGATCATTGATCTCACAATTATAGCTCTCCTTTCAGGAGGACATGTGCTCCTTGAAGGTGTCCCCGGTATTGGAAAAACTTTACTTGTGAAAACATTAAGTGAGATTTTAAATTTAAAGTTCTCCCGAATCCAATTTACCCCCGATCTCATGCCAGCAGATATCACAGGAACCAATATAATTGTTGAAGATGAGAGTGGAAGAAAACACTTTAGATTCCAAGAGGGTCCTATCTTTGCAAACATAATCCTTGCAGATGAGATAAATAGAGCTACACCTAAAACCCAGTCTGCCCTTTTGGAGGCTATGCAAGAAGGTAGTGTAACTTCTGGTGGAAATATTTATCTTCTACCAAAGCCTTTCTTTGTTATGGCAACACAAAATCCCATTGAGATGGAGGGAACCTATCCTCTTCCAGAGGCTCAATTAGATAGGTTTTTCTTTAAACTGATTCTTACACCCCCAGGAGAAGAGGAGCTCCTTGAGATTATAGAGAGGACTACTAATGTAGAAATACCCAAGGTTGAAAAAGTTGCTGATGGAAATACCATAGAGGCTTTAAAACAATTGGTAAGAAGTGTGCCTATATCCACGGCAGTAAAAGAGTATGCAGTAAGAATCGTGCTTGCTACCCATCCTGAAAGCAAATATGCTACAGAAAAGGTGAAAAAATACGTAAAATATGGATCAAGTCCAAGAGGAGCACAAGCTTTAATATTAGGAGCAAAGGCATTATCCCTTTTTGAAAATCGAGCCAATGTAAGCTTTAAAGATATAAAAAAAGTAGCCATTCCTTCTCTAAGACATAGAATTATTTTAAGCTTTGAAGGAGAAGCAGAAGGGATAACTCCTGATGAGATAATCCAAAATATCCTTGAGGAGATAAAAGAATATTAA